A window of the Gossypium hirsutum isolate 1008001.06 chromosome A05, Gossypium_hirsutum_v2.1, whole genome shotgun sequence genome harbors these coding sequences:
- the LOC107959019 gene encoding UDP-xylose transporter 1, translated as MGEMSSFQLGVIGALFLSVASSVSIVICNKALMSNLGFPFATTLTSWHLMVTFCTLHAAQRFNLFESKPIDMKTVMLFGVLNGVSIGLLNLSLGFNSIGFYQMTKLAIIPFTVLLETIFLKKQFSQNIKLSLLLLLVGVGIASITDLQLNFVGTILSLLAIITTCVGQILTNTIQKRLNVSSTQLLYQSAPFQAAILFVSGPLVDQLLTKQNVFAYNYSPIVLAFIILSCIISVSVNFSTFLVIGKTSPVTYQVLGHLKTCLVLTFGYTLLHDPFTDRNIVGILIAIFGMGLYSYFCTQENKKKQADPLGSQMKEKDAAPFLGPQKEGHEVQNLNKDSVV; from the exons ATGGGAGAGATGTCAAGCTTCCAATTGGGTGTTATCGGTGCCCTGTTTCTTTCAGTTGCATCATCTGTCTCCATTGTCATATGCAACAAAGCTTTGATGAGCAATCTTGGATTCCCTTTTG CCACAACACTCACTAGCTGGCATCTAATGGTAACATTTTGCACCCTTCATGCCGCACAACGCTTCAATCTTTTTGAAAGTAAACCCATTGACATGAAGACCGTGATGCTCTTTGGCGTCCTCAATGGCGTTTCCATTGGACTTCTCAACTTGAGCCTTGGGTTTAACTCCATTGGATTCTATCAG ATGACCAAACTTGCAATCATACCATTCACGGTATTATTGGAAACCATCTTCCTTAAAAAGCAATtcag CCAAAACATAAAGTTGTCCCTCTTACTTTTACTTGTTGGAGTTGGCATTGCTTCCATAACTGATCTGCAACTCAATTTTGTCGGGACAATCCTTTCTCTCCTCGCCATTATAACCACCTGCGTTGGCCAAATT CTGACAAACACAATACAGAAGAGGTTAAATGTGTCTTCAACGCAGCTGCTCTACCAGTCAGCCCCATTTCAAGCAGCAATTCTTTTTGTCTCAGGCCCTTTGGTAGATCAATTACTCACCAAACAAAATGTGTTTGCTTATAATTATTCTCCTATAGTCTTG GCATTTATCATCCTCTCATGCATTATTTCAGTATCTGTCAATTTCAGTACATTTTTGGTTATTGGCAAGACATCCCCAGTGACATATCAAGTTCTTGGTCACCTCAAGACTTGCCTGGTTCTTACCTTTGGCTATACATTGCTGCACGACCCTTTTACAGACAGGAATATCGTTGGAATCCTCATTGCCATTTTTGGGATGGGCTTGTATTCCTATTTTTGCACCCAAGAGAACAAAAAGAAACAAGCTGATCCTTTGGGGTcacag ATGAAAGAAAAGGATGCAGCACCATTTCTGGGTCCACAGAAAGAAGGCCATGAAGTTCAAAACTTGAACAAAGATTCCGTTGTCTAA
- the LOC107959018 gene encoding uncharacterized protein has translation MGTIHRSGVFKKTNDKARLVIATILGIVIGFFIGVSFPSVSFYKIHLPSNLRSAFDASIANDQDFMVRSPERTADNLPKIYVPTNPRGAELLPPGIVVPESDLYLRRLWGEPSEDLKKKPKYLVTFTVGFDQRNNIDKCVKKFSEDFQILLFHYDGRTTEWDQFEWSKNAIHVSVKKQTKWWYAKRFLHPDVVSAYEYIFIWDEDLGVEHFNAERYIELVKKHGLEISQPGLEPNNGLTWQMTKRRGDREVHKVTEEKPGWCSDPHLPPCAAFVEIMAPVFSREAWRCVWYMIQNDLVHGWGLDFALRRCVEPAHEKIGVVDSQWIIHQVIPSLGSQGKSEDGKPPWEGVRMRCKKEWSMFQNRLANADKAYLAQLGKE, from the exons ATGGGCACCATACACCGCAG TGgagtttttaagaaaacaaatgataaaGCCAGGCTCGTTATCGCAACAATTCTTGGAATTGTGATTGGATTCTTTATTGGTGTTTCATTTCCGTCAGTTTCCTTTTACAAG ATTCACTTACCTTCAAACCTTAGATCGGCTTTTGATGCATCCATAGCTAATGACCAAGACTTTATGGTCAGGTCACCTGAGAGAACTGCAGACAATCTTCCTAAG ATATATGTTCCTACAAATCCTCGTGGTGCAGAATTGTTACCTCCTGGAATTGTTGTTCCAGAATCTGACCTTTACCTGCGCAGGTTATGGGGTGAACCTAGTGAG GATCTGAAGAAGAAGCCAAAGTATTTAGTGACATTTACGGTTGGCTTTGATCAGAGGAATAATATAGATAAATGTGTTAAAAAG TTTTCTGAGGATTTCCAAATTTTGCTTTTTCATTATGATGGCCGGACAACTGAGTGGGACCAATTTGAGTGGTCAAAGAACGCAATCCATGTTAGTGTAAAGAAGCAGACAAAATG GTGGTATGCGAAAAGGTTTTTGCATCCAGATGTTGTCTCTGCTTATGAATATATCTTCATTTGGGATGAAGACCTGGGAGTGGAACACTTCAATGCTGAGAG ATACATAGAACTTGTCAAGAAGCATGGTCTGGAGATCTCACAACCAGGTTTGGAGCCCAATAATGGATTGACATGGCAGATGACAAAGAGGAGAGGTGACAGAGAAGTTCACAA GGTTACTGAAGAGAAACCAGGCTGGTGTAGTGATCCGCATTTGCCACCATGTGCTGC CTTTGTGGAAATTATGGCACCCGTATTTTCCCGGGAAGCTTGGAGATGTGTATGGTATATGATTCAG AATGATTTGGTGCATGGATGGGGATTGGATTTTGCTCTCAGAAGATGTGTAGAG CCTGCACATGAAAAAATCGGTGTGGTAGATTCACAGTGGATTATTCATCAAGTAATCCCTTCTCTTGGTAGCCAG GGCAAATCAGAGGATGGGAAACCTCCATGGGAAGGG GTTAGAATGAGGTGCAAAAAAGAATGGTCGATGTTTCAGAACCGACTCGCAAATGCAGACAAGGCTTACCTTGCTCAGCTTGGAAAGGAATAA
- the LOC107959017 gene encoding uncharacterized protein, with the protein MRFSRNPNNRSGDYLEGMLSDYVGGKAKVKATKTGCSWLVTALTCLQLAFAVYATILLYYMSPSVELRTKPEFTWATRIARNMKQFIIPPHVHGRYQEAASLITAEIFSPITPSQVCEHERIDFEQKKSSDVQMIKLKKELYDEILDFQSKIIGTETLSELMAMKSQWDMRGPNRPKVTVLLNHFKRKTLCSQLDSLLQQSLPFHQVWVLSFGSPNEHSLKRIVESYNDSRISFISSSYDFKYYGRFQMALQTEADLVYIVDDDMIPGKKMLQILSHVAGTEKYKNSVLGSIGRILPFRQKDFTFPSYRKFRSKEAGLYLPDPAYDITVQKIVRVDFLSSSWFLSAELVKALFIETPFTFMTGEDLHLSYQLQKYRNAGSFVLPVDPTDKETWGDSEHRLAYVSETTVIFKDIVQVRDDQWWRALSAGYVTQWAAMYPQKIDALFYGHSIDEVKALAPLLEKFRSSVGKKAYIVVSGGNFCPCEDAAAALNWAKSVCKERRFKIFDLQIGALSGASNSEVPVLQAVYSSLKGLIKIHNPSVIITVTDINPIVKKALKMASETNANGTALVLLPRSSVSKVLWMADLRSTALQNWNRMRISVNIITQSRAPSLRRLLKSLSDAYYIGDEIPIGFNMDSKVDEATIKVVDSFEWLHGPKTLRRRIIQGGLIRAVSESWYPTSDDDFGLLLEDDIEVSPHYYLWIKYALLAYHYDPQVSLPELSSISLYTPRLVEVVKERPSWNPTEFFNRIHPNTPYLHQLPCSWGAVFFPKHWREFYVYMNMRFTEDAKANPVQIPKSRTNGWQASWKKFLIDMMYLRGYVSLYPNFPNQASFSTNHMEPGAHISAKDNVVRHDKADFEVPLLTKDFRTLLPNGKLPPASKLPSLNLFNQPVSLIGLKAAGAKLGQDVLPCNNATEIVTVDHITGLPRQCSKFI; encoded by the exons ATGAGATTTTCCCGGAATCCAAATAATAGAAGTGGGGATTACTTGGAAGGGATGCTTAGTGATTATGTTGGAGGGAAGGCCAAGGTTAAAGCTACTAAGACAGGCTGTTCTTGGCTTGTGACAGCTCTCACTTGCCTGCAACTTGCCTTTGCAGTTTATGCAACGATCCTTTTGTATTACATGAGTCCATCGGTGGAGTTAAGAACCAAACCAGAGTTTACGTGGGCGACAAGAATAGCAAGAAACATGAAACAGTTCATCATCCCACCACATGTTCATGGTCGCTACCAAGAGGCTGCTTCTTTAATCACAGCTGAAATCTTCTCTCCAATTACCCCATCACAAGTTTGTGAGCATGAGAGGATCGATTTCGAGCAGAAGAAGTCCAGCGATGTTCAAATGATCAAGTTGAAGAAAGAGTTGTATGATGAGATATTGGATTTTCAAAGCAAGATCATCGGTACAGAGACTCTGTCCGAGTTAATGGCAATGAAATCCCAATGGGATATGCGCGGTCCCAACCGACCCAAAGTGACAGTGCTCTTGAACCATTTCAAGAGAAAAACACTTTGTTCTCAGCTCGATTCTTTGCTTCAGCAGTCGCTTCCATTCCATCAGGTTTGGGTGCTTTCCTTCGGGAGTCCAAACGAACACTCTCTAAAGAGAATCGTAGAGAGCTACAATGATTCAAGGATCAGCTTCATTAGTTCAAGCTATGATTTCAAGTACTATGGCAGgtttcaaatggctttacaaacAGAAGCTGATCTTGTGTATATCGTGGACGATGACATGATTCCAGGAAAGAAAATGCTACAGATTCTATCTCATGTAGCAGGAACTGAAAAGTATAAGAACTCTGTTTTGGGTAGCATTGGAAGGATCTTGCCTTTCAGACAGAAGGATTTTACGTTCCCGAGCTATAGGAAGTTCCGATCGAAGGAGGCAGGGCTTTACTTGCCTGACCCTGCCTATGATATTACTGTCCAGAAAATTGTGCGGGTGGATTTTCTTTCCAGCTCTTGGTTTTTATCTGCTGAGCTTGTCAAGGCACTCTTCATTGAGACACCTTTCACATTCATGACTGGTGAAGATCTTCATCTTAG CTATCAGCTTCAGAAATATAGAAATGCAGGCTCATTTGTTCTTCCCGTTGACCCGACCGACAAAGAAACATGGGGTGATAGCGAACATAGGCTTGCTTATGTATCAGAAACTACTGTGATCTTCAAGGACATAGTTCAAGTCCGAGATGACCAGTGGTGGAGGGCGCTAAGTGCCGGTTATGTAACTCAGTGGGCTGCAATGTACCCTCAAAAGATTGATGCTCTCTTTTATGGTCACAGTATTGATGAGGTCAAGGCACTTGCACCGCTACTCGAAAAGTTCAGGTCTTCTGTTGGTAAGAAGGCTTACATTGTAGTTTCTGGAGGCAATTTCTGCCCTTGTGAAGATGCTGCAGCAGCTCTAAACTGGGCAAAGTCGGTTTGCAAAGAGCGAAGATTTAAGATTTTCGATTTGCAAATAGGGGCACTTTCAGGAGCATCGAACTCCGAAGTCCCGGTTCTGCAAGCAGTATACTCTAGTTTGAAAGgattaatcaaaattcataacCCCAGTGTGATTATCACGGTGACAGACATTAATCCCATTGTCAAAAAAGCTTTGAAGATGGCATCCGAGACGAATGCAAATGGTACTGCACTCGTACTTTTACCGAGGTCTTCAGTCTCAAAGGTTCTATGGATGGCTGATCTAAGATCAACCGCATTACAAA ATTGGAACCGGATGCGGATCTCCGTAAATATAATTACTCAAAGCCGTGCACCTTCCTTAAGAAGGCTTCTTAAGTCTCTGAGTGATGCATACTATATTGGAGATGAGATCCCTATTGGCTTCAATATGGACAGTAAGGTGGATGAAGCAACTATTAAGGTTGTTGATTCATTTGAATGGCTTCATGGCCCTAAAACCCTCAGAAGGAGAATCATTCAGGGAGGGCTGATTCGAGCAGTTAGTGAGAGTTGGTATCCAACATCAGATGATGACTTTGGGTTACTACTTGAGGACGATATCGAAGTCTCTCCTCACTACTATCTATGGATTAAATATGCTCTCTTAGCCTACCACTATGACCCTCAAGTATCCCTTCCCGAGCTCTCCTCGATCTCTCTTTACACCCCTCGATTAGTTGAAGTTGTGAAAGAAAGGCCGAGTTGGAACCCAACTGAATTCTTCAACCGCATTCACCCGAACACTCCTTACCTTCACCAGCTACCTTGTAGTTGGGGTGCAGTATTCTTCCCCAAGCATTGGAGAGAATTCTATGTATACATGAACATGAGATTCACCGAAGACGCCAAAGCAAATCCAGTTCAAATCCCAAAGTCGAGAACGAACGGTTGGCAAGCTTCATGGAAGAAATTCCTCATCGACATGATGTATCTTAGAGGATATGTTAGCCTTTACCCCAACTTCCCAAACCAAGCTAGCTTTTCAACTAACCATATGGAACCAGGGGCTCATATCAGTGCGAAGGACAATGTGGTTAGGCACGACAAAGCAGATTTTGAAGTCCCATTGTTGACGAAAGATTTTAGAACCCTATTGCCTAATGGGAAATTACCTCCAGCTTCAAAGCTGCCATCACTTAACCTTTTCAATCAACCTGTGTCACTGATAGGGCTCAAAGCAGCAGGAGCCAAGTTGGGTCAAGATGTATTACCATGCAACAATGCTACAGAGATTGTCACAGTTGATCATATTACAGGTCTGCCACGGCAATGCTCCAAATTCATATGA
- the LOC107959016 gene encoding cytokinin riboside 5'-monophosphate phosphoribohydrolase LOG1, with protein sequence MGTIKSMELRMLVYNYNLCGLSYRYICSPNHTPKLSIFFYFALFIEAEDISFVSSKIKNTKVRKMEGDMEMKPSKFKRICVFCGSSPGKKSSYKESTIELGRELVSRNIDLVYGGGSIGLMGLISQAVFDGGRHVIGVIPKTLMPREITGETVGEVKAVADMHQRKAEMARQSDAFIALPGGYGTLEELLEVITWAQLGIHDKPVGLLNVDGYYNSLLSFIDKAVEEGFISPNARHIIVSAPTAKELVENMEEYEPQHERVASKLNWEMEQLSYPAKCEISR encoded by the exons ATGGGGACTATTAAGAGCATGGAATTACGCATGCTAGTCTACAACTACAACCTTTGTGGCCTCTCCTACCGTTATATATGCTCACCAAATCACACCCCCAAATTgtcaatctttttttattttgctttgttcATTGAAGCAGAGGATatttcctttgtttcttctaaaattaaaaacacaaaaGTGAGAAAAATGGAGGGAGATATGGAAATGAAACCATCCAAGTTCAAGAGAATTTGTGTCTTCTGTGGGAGCAGCCCTGGAAAGAAGAGCAGTTATAAAGAATCTACTATTGAGCTTGGCAGGGAACTG GTTTCGAGAAACATTGATCTGGTCTATGGAGGAGGTAGTATTGGATTAATGGGTTTGATTTCTCAAGCAGTTTTCGATGGTGGCCGCCATGTCATTGG AGTGATTCCCAAGACACTTATGCCAAGAGAG ATAACTGGAGAAACAGTGGGGGAAGTTAAGGCAGTAGCAGACATGCACCAAAGAAAAGCAGAGATGGCTAGACAATCTGATGCCTTCATTGCCTTACCTG GTGGCTATGGAACTCTTGAAGAACTTCTTGAAGTCATAACCTGGGCCCAACTTGGAATCCACGATAAACCg GTGGGATTGTTGAATGTGGATGGATACTACAATTCATTGTTGTCATTTATTGACAAAGCAGTGGAAGAAGGTTTCATCAGTCCCAATGCTCGCCATATCATAGTGTCGGCTCCCACTGCAAAAGAATTGGTCGAAAACATGGAG GAGTATGAACCACAGCACGAAAGAGTTGCTTCAAAGCTAAATTGGGAGATGGAACAGTTAAGCTATCCAGCAAAATGTGAAATCTCTAGGTGA
- the LOC107959015 gene encoding putative cyclic nucleotide-gated ion channel 15: MGYGNSRSVRFQDDLELAKLHNTINGDGMNMIKLKFNIDGTQISEPGTKKGDKELPTSSSSCRTGKSLKAKVLSRVFSEDFERVKKKILDPRGPVIHRWNKIFLVSCLVSLFVDPLFFYLPVVWKEVCIDIGIPHEVILTIVRSLADAFYLIQIFIRFRTAYVAPPSRVFGRGELVIDSRKIASRYLQKSFWIDLIAALPLPQVLIWIVIPNLRGSTMTNTKNVLRFIIIFQYLPRLFLIFPLSSQIVKATGVVTETAWAGAAYNLILYMLASHVLGACWYLLAIERQEACWRTACDVEDPWCQYKFFDCHRVKDPGRDTWFKSSNITNLCSPSSSFYVFGIYGDALTFDVTTSPFFNKYFYCLWWGLRNLSSLGQNLDTSTYVGEIIFAIIIATLGLVLFALLIGNMQTYLQSTTVRLEEWRIRRTDTEQWMRHRQLPPELKQSVRKYDQYKWLATRGVDEEALLKGLPLDLRRDIKRHLCLDLVRRVPLFDQMDERMLDAICERLKPALCTEGTILVREGDPVNEMLFIIRGHLDSYTTNGGRTGFFNSCKIGPGDFCGEELLTWALDPRPSVILPCSTRTVKAISEVEAFALRAEDLKFVASQFRRLHSKQLRHKFRFYSHQWRTWAACFIQAAWRRFKKRKEAAELRAKENLVMAAEPEPPAPGSGLAMYAARLAASTRIGVKMHSGSGSGLVSSLPKPAEPDFSVDEE; encoded by the exons ATGGGGTATGGTAATTCAAGATCTGTAAG atttcaagatgatcttgaattggcaaaGCTCCACAACACCATTAATGGAGATGGTATGAATATGATAAAGCTGAAATTCAACATTGATGGAACCCAAATATCAGAGCCCGGGACCAAGAAGGGTGACAAGGAGTTGCCTACTAGTAGCAGTAGTTGTAGGACAGGCAAATCCTTAAAAGCTAAAGTACTGTCCAGGGTATTCTCAGAGGACTTTGAGAGAGTGAAGAAGAAGATTTTGGATCCTCGGGGACCGGTTATTCACCGGTGGAACAAGATTTTCCTAGTATCATGCTTAGTGTCTTTGTTTGTGGATCCTTTGTTCTTTTATTTGCCAGTAGTTTGGAAAGAAGTCTGCATTGATATTGGAATACCACATGAAGTTATCCTCACCATAGTTAGATCATTGGCTGATGCCTTTTATTTGATTCAGATTTTCATTCGGTTTCGGACAGCTTATGTTGCGCCTCCTTCTCGTGTATTTGGGAGAGGAGAGCTTGTAATAGATTCCAGGAAGATTGCTTCCAGGTACCTCCAGAAAAGTTTCTGGATTGATTTAATTGCTGCCCTGCCACTTCCTCAG GTTTTGATCTGGATTGTCATTCCAAATCTTAGAGGTTCAACGATGACAAACACGAAAAACGTACTCCGCTTCATAATCATTTTCCAGTACCTCCCCagactttttctaatttttccacttTCATCACAAATTGTCAAGGCCACTGGTGTTGTTACAGAAACAGCATGGGCCGGCGCTGCTTATAACCTCATTCTCTACATGCTGGCTAGCCAT GTTTTAGGAGCTTGCTGGTATCTTCTCGCAATAGAGCGACAAGAAGCATGCTGGAGGACTGCCTGTGATGTCGAGGATCCATGGTGTCAGTATAAATTTTTTGATTGCCACAGGGTTAAAGACCCTGGCAGGGATACCTGGTTCAAGTCCAGCAATATTACTAACCTATGCAGTCCAAGTTCCAGCTTCTATGTGTTCGGTATATATGGTGATGCCTTGACATTTGATGTTACAACTTCACCATTCTTCAACAAGTACTTTTATTGCCTCTGGTGGGGTTTAAGGAACTTGAG TTCACTGGGACAAAATCTTGACACAAGCACTTATGTGGGTGAAATAATTTTTGCCATCATTATTGCAACCCTTGGTCTGGTTCTCTTTGCGCTGCTCATTGGGAATATGCAA ACATACCTCCAATCGACAACTGTCAGGTTGGAAGAATGGAGAATTAGGAGAACTGATACAGAGCAATGGATGCGTCACAGGCAACTTCCTCCTGAGCTAAAGCAATCTGTAAGAAAATATGATCAGTATAAATGGCTAGCTACAAGAGGAGTTGATGAAGAAGCTTTACTCAAAGGCCTTCCCTTGGATCTACGTAGAGACATCAAACGCCACCTCTGTCTCGACCTTGTTCGGCGA GTCCCACTGTTTGATCAAATGGATGAAAGGATGTTAGATGCAATCTGTGAGAGACTTAAACCAGCCTTGTGCACTGAAGGCACTATCTTAGTCCGCGAAGGTGATCCTGTCAATGAGATGCTCTTCATAATTCGAGGCCACCTAGATTCCTATACCACGAATGGTGGCCGTACCGGATTCTTCAATTCATGCAAGATTGGCCCAGGAGACTTCTGCGGTGAGGAACTGCTTACATGGGCATTGGATCCTCGTCCGAGTGTCATTCTCCCATGCTCAACTCGCACAGTTAAAGCAATATCAGAAGTAGAGGCCTTTGCTCTTAGAGCCGAAGACCTCAAATTTGTGGCATCACAGTTCAGAAGATTACATAGCAAACAACTAAGACACAAATTCCGGTTTTACTCACACCAGTGGAGAACATGGGCCGCCTGTTTCATACAAGCAGCATGGCGTCGGTTTAAGAAACGAAAGGAAGCGGCTGAACTTAGAGCTAAGGAGAACTTGGTGATGGCTGCAGAACCTGAACCACCGGCACCTGGTTCAGGCTTGGCTATGTATGCAGCCAGGCTAGCAGCAAGCACTAGGATAGGTGTTAAGATGCATTCAGGATCTGGCTCTGGGCTTGTCAGCTCCTTGCCCAAGCCAGCAGAGCCTGATTTTTCTGTAGACGAGGAATGA